GGCCACGGCCAGATCCTGCTGCGCGCCCAGCGGCCGACGCCCGCGCAGGAGCACGGCGACATCGTCATACGGGCCGTCGAGGCCGTGCTGGGCGAGCTGACCGCCTCGCCGCTGTGGAGCGGGGTCACGGCGGTCGGTATCGGCAGTGCCGGTCCTGTGGACGCCTCGGCGGGCACGGTGAGTCCGGTGAACGTTCCCGGGTGGCGCGACTACCCCCTCGTCGAGCGGGTGCGGGCCGTGACGGGCGGGCTGCCCGTCGAGCTGATCGGCGACGGGGTGGCGATCACGGCGGCCGAGCACTGGCAGGGGGCAGCTCGTGGTCATGACAACGCGCTGTGCATGGTCGTGTCCACGGGGGTCGGCGGTGGCCTGGTCCTCGGGGGGAAGCTGCATCCGGGTCCCACGGGAAACGCCGGCCACATCGGTCACATCAGTGTGGATCTGGACGGCGACCCGTGCCCGTGCGGGTCGCGGGGGTGCGTGGAGCGCATCGCCAGTGGGCCGAACATCGCGCGCCGCGCCGTCGAGGGCGGCTGGCGGCCGGGTCCGGAGGGCGACGCCTCCGCTGCCGCCGTGGCCGCCGCCGCCCGCGCGGGCGACCCGGTCGCGACGGCCTCCTTCGAACGGGCCGCGCAGGCCCTTGCGGCGGGCATCGCGGCCACGGCGACCCTGGTGGAGATCGACATAGCGGTGATCGGCGGGGGAGTGGGCAAGGCGGGCGAGGTGCTGTTCGCACCGCTGCGGGCCGCTCTGCGCGACTACGCGACGCTGTCGTTCGTGCAGCGGCTCACGGTGACACCCGCGCAGATGGGAACGGACGCGGGCCTCGTGGGCGCGGCCTCGGCCGCCCTGAGCCGCCACCCGACCACGACGGCGGCGGTCGGCTGAGCCGCCCGCCGCTCTTGGCGCGAGGGGCCCGACGGCGCTGAGGGCGCGGGTTCCCCGCACGTCAGAGGGGTGCGGGGACCCACGCGCTCAACGACGGCCGCCCGACACTGGCGGACTGCCGCACCCGTGGGGCCCGAGCCCGGGGTGCCTTCCTGCCGTGCCGTGGGGTGGCTTCCTTTCGTGGCGTGGCTTGCGGTCGGTGGGGTTTGGGGGCGCGGGGAACTGCGCGCTCGGCGGCAACGGGGTCGTGCTTGACGGTTTGCGCGCCTGTGGGGCCGTGCCGTGGGGTGGCTTCCTTTCGTGGCGTGGCTCGTGGTCGGCAGGGTCAAGGGGCGCGGGGAACTGCGCGTGCTCAGCCACGGCGGGGCGCACCCGGGTGACCACCGCGCCCCCTCGGGCCACGCCCCGGGATGGCTTCCCGTTGAGGCGCGGCCCGCGGCCGGTGGGGCTCGGGAGACCGCAGAGCCGCGCACTCAGTCGTAGTGCGGCCGTAGTGCGGCGGTGGGTCAGCAGGTCAGTTGCGCCGCCGCCCAGTCGCCGTGGTCCGACGTGATCCCGTCGCCGCCGTCCGTGACTACCAGACGCACCACCCGCGCCCCGCTCACGTCGGCGACCAGCGCCCGCGCCGCGTCCGCGTTCGTGAGCACCCCGGTCGACGCGACCTTCGTACCGTCGGCCCAGATCTCGAAGGCGACGGACCCGTCGGCGCCCTCCTCGTCGTCGACACCGACCTGCGCGCCGACGCTCTCGC
This region of Streptomyces ortus genomic DNA includes:
- a CDS encoding ROK family protein — its product is MHTDLVAALDIGGTKIAGALVDGHGQILLRAQRPTPAQEHGDIVIRAVEAVLGELTASPLWSGVTAVGIGSAGPVDASAGTVSPVNVPGWRDYPLVERVRAVTGGLPVELIGDGVAITAAEHWQGAARGHDNALCMVVSTGVGGGLVLGGKLHPGPTGNAGHIGHISVDLDGDPCPCGSRGCVERIASGPNIARRAVEGGWRPGPEGDASAAAVAAAARAGDPVATASFERAAQALAAGIAATATLVEIDIAVIGGGVGKAGEVLFAPLRAALRDYATLSFVQRLTVTPAQMGTDAGLVGAASAALSRHPTTTAAVG